TTTTAGAATAGAGGATGTAATAGCGTACGGAAAAACAAAGAAACGATGTATTATCGTTCATTCTTGATGTAAATCTCAGGTGAAATACGATTTTCTAGGCTTTGTGTACGCATGTACATTCTAAACTATAAAGAAAGCTGTAATTTAGCGGCATGAAAACGGTAACTGGAAAAAACTTCCGGTTACAGAATATTTGTTTAGAGGTAGAAGATAAGAGTCAGGTAATAAAGAAGCACATTAACAACAGTAAAATGGAAATCAGTTTTCAATAGGTTTTTAAATATAAGCATAATGAAAAAGCATATAGGTATTAGTCTTTTTTTTATGGGGTGTTTCCTGTCTCTTTCGGCTACGAATTATTTTGTAGCTACCAATGGTGATGATTCAAATGCGGGCACGCTTGACAAACCTTTCGCTACTTTACAAAAAGCGCAGTCAAAAGTCGTTCCCGGAGATACGGTATATATTCGCGGAGGCGAGTATCGGATACGGGAAGAGCAGATGATGGGAGGAGATCATTTGCGCGCTTATGTTTTTGAAATGAATAAAAGTGGCACTCAGGCCAAGAGAATCTGCTATACAGGTTATCAGGATGAACGTCCGATATTCAATCTGGCTGAAGTAAAGCCGGAGGGTAAACGGGTATCTGTCTTTTATGTATCAGGCTCTTACCTCCATTTCCGCAATTTTGAGATTATCAAAACACAGGTTACTATCCGGGAGCATACTCAGTCGGAGTGTATATACAATCAAGGTGGAAATCATAATATTTACGAGAATCTGGCGATGCACGATGGCATGGCTATTGGTTTTTATTTGGTGCGGGGAAGTAATAATCTCGTACTGAACTGTGATGCTTATAATAATTATGACCCTGTATCTGAGAATGGTACCGGTGGAAATGTGGATGGCTTCGGTGGGCATCCGGCTTCTGCCTCCTATACGGGAAATGTGTTTAAAGGATGTCGGGCCTGGTACAACAGTGATGACGGTTTTGATTTGATAAAGGCACAAGCAGCTTATACGATTGAAGATTGCTGGGCGTTTTATAATGGATATAAGCCCGGAGGATTTGTGGGTGCGGGAGATGGTACAGGGTTTAAAGCGGGTGGCTATGGTATGCGCTCAAAAGTGAAGATGCCGAATGAGATTCCACACCATGTAGTGAAGAATTGTCTGGCATATAAAAACAAGAACAAAGGATTTTATGCCAATCACCATTTGGGAGGAATTTCCTGGTTCAATAATACCGGTTATCAGAATCCGTCTAATTTCTGTATGCTGAATCGTAAGTCTCCCGGAGAAATAGTGGACGTGGACGGATATGATCATATTATTCGGAATAATTTGTCATATAAGCCGAGGGCTGCAGGAAAACATATTGTCGATGTGAATCGGGAGGAATGTACGATTATCAATAATTCTTTTCTTCCTGTAGATATGACCGTAGGTGAGGATGATTTTGTGAGTTTGGATCCTGCTCAGTTAACATTGCCTCGCAAAGCGGATGGAAGTCTGCCGGATATTGATTTTCTGAAGTTAAAAAGAAATAGTAAATTATATGATGCGGGAACCGGTTTTCAATTCTCTGCGCAGAATCTTTAAAATATTGTTCTGTTATTGAAGAAAAATAGCTGCATGATAGATCTATGTTGATATAATCCGCATAGATCTATCGTACAGCTTGAAGAATGAGATCTTTCTGTAGATTCAGATATTAGAGAATAAGACGTTTGATCTCCTCAGCGGTATCTACAATATATTGAGGACTGAATTCTTCCAGTTCGGCACGTGGGCGGAATCCCCATGTTACTCCACAAACTGTCACTCCGGCATTAGCAGCCGTTTGCATATCCACGCCGGAATCACCCACGTACAGCACTTCTTCTTTGGTTACTTTGGCAACTTCCAGAATATCGAATACAACGGTTGGATCGGGTTTAACCTTTATCCCTTCACGTTGCCCGAACACAGCGGTAAAATGGATTTCCGGAAAATAATGGTCAATCAACTTTTGGGTGGCTGCCTGATATTTGTTGGAAGCCACAGTAATTTGAATACCTGCATCCTGTAAGTATGAGAGTAATTCCGGAATACCGGGATAAGGGCGGCTGTCATCGGCATTATGAATGTCATAGTAAGGGACGAATTCCTTGCGTACGCGCAGTACATTCTCTTTGGACTTTTCTCCTTCCGGCAAGGCACGCTCAAAAAGTTTGTCGATGCCGTTTCCTACCATGAAGTTATATTTCTCGATCTCATGTGTGGGATATCCTAACTTATTCAAGGCATAATTTGTACTGTGTGCAAGGTCGGCAATGGTATTCAGTAATGTACCATCCAAATCGAAAATGACT
This sequence is a window from Bacteroides thetaiotaomicron VPI-5482. Protein-coding genes within it:
- a CDS encoding HAD family hydrolase, with the protein product MKKLVIFDLDGTLLNTIADLAHSTNYALNKLGYPTHEIEKYNFMVGNGIDKLFERALPEGEKSKENVLRVRKEFVPYYDIHNADDSRPYPGIPELLSYLQDAGIQITVASNKYQAATQKLIDHYFPEIHFTAVFGQREGIKVKPDPTVVFDILEVAKVTKEEVLYVGDSGVDMQTAANAGVTVCGVTWGFRPRAELEEFSPQYIVDTAEEIKRLIL
- a CDS encoding right-handed parallel beta-helix repeat-containing protein encodes the protein MKKHIGISLFFMGCFLSLSATNYFVATNGDDSNAGTLDKPFATLQKAQSKVVPGDTVYIRGGEYRIREEQMMGGDHLRAYVFEMNKSGTQAKRICYTGYQDERPIFNLAEVKPEGKRVSVFYVSGSYLHFRNFEIIKTQVTIREHTQSECIYNQGGNHNIYENLAMHDGMAIGFYLVRGSNNLVLNCDAYNNYDPVSENGTGGNVDGFGGHPASASYTGNVFKGCRAWYNSDDGFDLIKAQAAYTIEDCWAFYNGYKPGGFVGAGDGTGFKAGGYGMRSKVKMPNEIPHHVVKNCLAYKNKNKGFYANHHLGGISWFNNTGYQNPSNFCMLNRKSPGEIVDVDGYDHIIRNNLSYKPRAAGKHIVDVNREECTIINNSFLPVDMTVGEDDFVSLDPAQLTLPRKADGSLPDIDFLKLKRNSKLYDAGTGFQFSAQNL